In the Devosia sp. SL43 genome, one interval contains:
- a CDS encoding DUF6691 family protein: MQRTIIAGLIGLVFGTGMALSGMSNPAKVLNFFDFAGSWDLSLALVMASALVVTAIGYRIVLRRDRPVVEARFHLPTGRKLDLPLIAGSAIFGVGWGMSGFCPGGAIPALGLGESSVWIFVGTMLAGIFAARTVRLALESRATQTA, translated from the coding sequence ATGCAGCGGACCATCATTGCCGGCCTGATCGGCCTGGTCTTTGGCACCGGCATGGCACTTTCGGGCATGTCCAACCCGGCCAAGGTGCTGAACTTCTTTGACTTCGCCGGCAGCTGGGACCTCTCCCTGGCGCTGGTCATGGCCAGTGCCCTTGTGGTTACCGCCATCGGCTATCGCATCGTGCTGCGGCGCGACAGGCCTGTTGTGGAAGCCCGATTCCACCTGCCGACCGGGCGAAAGCTCGATCTGCCGCTGATCGCCGGCTCCGCCATTTTCGGCGTGGGCTGGGGGATGTCCGGCTTCTGTCCCGGCGGCGCCATTCCGGCGCTGGGCCTGGGGGAGAGCTCGGTCTGGATCTTCGTCGGCACCATGCTGGCGGGAATCTTCGCCGCCCGCACTGTCCGCCTCGCGCTGGAATCCCGCGCGACGCAAACCGCCTGA
- a CDS encoding YeeE/YedE family protein: MTEFTPLMSLSGGTLIGLSAVLLMAFHGRIAGMTGILTGLLPPIAADWGWRAAFIAGAIVAPMLIVMLSGQAIGFDSPVPTSWLAVSGLIVGVGVYFGSGCTSGHGVCGLARLSPRSIAATAIFMATTAATVFVTRHVMGGL, encoded by the coding sequence ATGACTGAATTCACCCCTCTCATGTCGCTGTCTGGCGGCACGCTGATCGGGCTCTCTGCCGTATTACTCATGGCCTTTCATGGCCGCATCGCCGGGATGACCGGCATCCTGACGGGCCTGTTGCCGCCCATTGCAGCGGACTGGGGCTGGCGCGCCGCGTTCATCGCCGGTGCCATCGTGGCGCCTATGCTGATCGTGATGCTGTCCGGCCAGGCGATTGGGTTCGACAGTCCGGTCCCTACCTCCTGGCTGGCGGTCAGCGGGCTGATCGTGGGCGTAGGCGTCTATTTCGGCTCCGGTTGTACTTCGGGCCACGGCGTCTGCGGCCTGGCGCGGTTGTCGCCGCGCTCGATCGCCGCCACAGCCATCTTCATGGCGACGACTGCGGCGACCGTTTTCGTCACCCGGCATGTGATGGGAGGCCTGTGA
- a CDS encoding YgaP family membrane protein, which translates to MRINVGTPDRIARIVIGAVLVLLPFVSGMALFANPVWLWASVIVGVVLIVTALVRFCPLYAILGLSTCKVPSR; encoded by the coding sequence ATGAGAATCAATGTCGGAACACCCGACCGGATTGCCCGCATTGTCATCGGGGCCGTGCTGGTTCTGCTGCCGTTCGTTTCGGGCATGGCCCTGTTCGCCAACCCCGTCTGGCTGTGGGCCTCGGTGATCGTCGGCGTCGTGCTGATCGTCACCGCCCTGGTCCGCTTCTGCCCCCTCTACGCCATTCTTGGTCTTTCCACCTGCAAGGTTCCGAGCCGATGA
- a CDS encoding ArsR/SmtB family transcription factor, with the protein MIKMEIDKMEANADQATRLLTAMANSKRLLILCNLLEREMNVTELGDRVGLAQSPLSQHLSKLRAWDFVKTRRDGQQVHYSLASDAVKQVLTTLYGIYCA; encoded by the coding sequence ATGATCAAGATGGAAATCGACAAGATGGAGGCCAATGCCGATCAGGCAACGCGCCTCCTCACGGCCATGGCCAACTCAAAGCGGTTGCTGATCCTGTGCAACCTGCTGGAACGGGAGATGAATGTGACGGAGTTGGGCGACAGGGTCGGCTTGGCGCAGTCACCCCTGTCGCAGCACCTGTCCAAGCTGCGCGCCTGGGACTTCGTCAAGACGCGGCGCGATGGCCAGCAGGTCCACTACAGCCTCGCCTCAGATGCGGTGAAGCAGGTGCTGACGACCCTCTACGGGATCTATTGTGCATAA
- a CDS encoding SDR family oxidoreductase → MADITLNAPTLFDLTGNVALVTGAGSGIGQRIAMGLAQCGADVALLDRRTDDGLATTAEFIARAGRRSIQIAADVTSSAALNDAVARTEAELGALSLAVNAAGIANANAAEDMEESQFQTMMDINLKGVFLSCQAEARAMLAHGRGAIVNIASMSGVIVNRGLNQCHYNASKAGVIHMSKSMAMEWVGRGIRVNTISPGYTATPMNTRPEMVHQTKSFEEQTPMQRMAHVNEMVGPAVFLLSNAANYVTGIDLLVDGGFCCW, encoded by the coding sequence ATGGCCGACATCACGCTCAATGCGCCGACCCTGTTTGATCTCACGGGGAATGTCGCCCTGGTCACCGGTGCCGGCAGCGGCATTGGCCAGCGCATCGCCATGGGGCTGGCACAATGTGGCGCCGATGTCGCCCTGCTCGACCGCCGCACCGATGACGGGCTGGCCACCACCGCCGAATTCATCGCCCGGGCCGGCCGTCGCAGCATCCAGATCGCGGCTGACGTCACCAGTAGCGCCGCACTCAATGATGCCGTGGCCCGCACTGAGGCCGAGTTGGGCGCACTAAGCCTGGCGGTGAATGCTGCAGGCATCGCCAATGCCAACGCCGCCGAGGACATGGAAGAGAGTCAGTTCCAGACCATGATGGACATCAACCTCAAGGGCGTCTTCCTGTCCTGCCAGGCCGAGGCGCGGGCCATGCTGGCGCATGGGCGCGGCGCGATTGTCAACATCGCCTCGATGTCGGGGGTGATCGTCAACCGCGGGCTCAACCAATGCCACTATAATGCGTCCAAGGCTGGCGTGATCCACATGTCCAAGTCGATGGCGATGGAATGGGTCGGGCGCGGTATCCGCGTCAACACGATCAGCCCTGGTTACACCGCAACGCCGATGAACACCCGCCCCGAAATGGTGCACCAGACCAAGTCCTTCGAAGAGCAGACGCCAATGCAACGGATGGCCCATGTCAATGAAATGGTGGGGCCGGCGGTCTTCCTTCTGTCCAATGCGGCGAATTACGTGACAGGCATCGACCTGCTGGTCGATGGCGGATTCTGCTGCTGGTAA
- a CDS encoding sugar ABC transporter ATP-binding protein, translated as MTASDTAPILTLRQIRKSYGSLEVLHGVDLDVRAGEVVALLGENGAGKSTLSSIVSGAVQASSGDMTWLGAPYAPANPRAAIDAGVGMIHQELRLLPQLSIAENVFVGRYLMRGGRIDRKAMEERAYAGLQRLGLEISPSRLVEGLSTANQQLIEIAKALTLNAKLLILDEPTAALGGEETQLLFRQIERLKAAGVGIVYISHRLDEIHQIADRVVVMRDGSKVQEFDSGDVPVRTIVEAMVGRSLDRMFPAIPTPSDEVVLEVRDLASPLGTFNDINFQVRQGEVFGIAGLVGAGRTELVRAIAGADPIARGQVILHGKDITPRSPAEAIRNGVVLVPEDRKLQGLVLDHSIAENIGYANLDTVSRRGVVTSGQLAQFADTFIARFGVKGRGGQDAGELSGGNQQKVVLAKWLARNPQVVVLDEPTRGIDVGARSSIYDTIMDLARQGVAVIVVSSDLEEVLGVSNRVMVMAHGKQAGILDRKDANDVSVMELATS; from the coding sequence ATGACCGCGAGCGATACCGCTCCCATCCTCACCCTGCGGCAGATCCGAAAATCCTACGGATCTCTTGAGGTTCTGCACGGTGTCGATCTCGACGTCCGCGCAGGCGAGGTTGTGGCGCTGCTGGGCGAGAACGGCGCCGGAAAGTCGACATTGTCGAGCATTGTTTCCGGCGCTGTTCAGGCTAGTTCGGGTGACATGACCTGGCTCGGGGCGCCCTATGCCCCGGCCAATCCGCGCGCCGCGATTGATGCCGGCGTCGGGATGATCCACCAGGAACTGCGGCTCCTTCCGCAATTGTCGATCGCCGAGAACGTGTTTGTCGGGCGCTACCTGATGCGCGGCGGGCGGATTGATCGCAAGGCGATGGAGGAGCGGGCCTACGCGGGCCTGCAGCGGCTTGGCCTTGAGATATCGCCAAGCCGGCTGGTCGAAGGGCTGTCGACGGCGAACCAGCAATTGATCGAGATCGCAAAGGCGCTAACCCTCAATGCCAAGCTGCTGATTCTGGACGAGCCGACGGCGGCGTTGGGCGGCGAGGAAACCCAGTTGCTGTTCCGGCAGATCGAGCGCCTCAAAGCGGCTGGCGTCGGGATCGTCTATATCTCCCACCGGCTGGACGAAATTCACCAGATTGCCGATCGTGTCGTGGTCATGCGGGACGGCTCCAAGGTGCAGGAGTTCGACAGCGGTGACGTGCCTGTGCGGACCATCGTGGAAGCGATGGTTGGCCGCTCCCTGGATCGGATGTTCCCGGCCATACCCACGCCGAGCGACGAGGTGGTTCTCGAGGTCCGCGATCTTGCCTCACCTTTGGGTACCTTCAACGACATCAACTTCCAGGTGAGGCAGGGCGAAGTCTTCGGCATCGCCGGGCTGGTTGGCGCTGGCAGAACCGAGCTGGTGCGCGCGATTGCCGGCGCCGATCCGATTGCCAGGGGACAAGTCATCCTGCACGGCAAGGACATAACGCCACGCTCACCGGCCGAGGCGATCCGGAACGGCGTCGTGCTGGTGCCGGAAGACCGCAAATTGCAGGGCCTAGTGCTCGACCATTCAATTGCCGAGAACATCGGCTATGCCAATCTCGACACTGTGTCGCGGCGCGGCGTGGTGACGTCGGGCCAGCTGGCCCAGTTTGCCGATACCTTCATTGCCCGGTTTGGCGTCAAGGGCCGTGGCGGCCAGGATGCCGGCGAGCTGTCCGGGGGCAACCAGCAGAAGGTCGTGCTGGCCAAGTGGCTCGCGCGCAATCCACAGGTCGTGGTGCTGGATGAACCGACGCGTGGCATCGATGTCGGCGCGCGATCCTCCATTTATGACACGATCATGGACCTGGCCCGGCAGGGCGTTGCCGTGATTGTCGTGAGTTCGGACCTCGAAGAGGTCCTGGGCGTCTCGAACCGCGTCATGGTCATGGCGCATGGAAAGCAGGCTGGAATTCTGGACCGGAAGGACGCCAATGACGTCTCGGTCATGGAACTGGCGACAAGTTGA
- a CDS encoding substrate-binding domain-containing protein, whose amino-acid sequence MKLKTAIMAAILATTALSPLASSAAEVKKIGLAVSNLQADYFNQIKIGVEAYAAELGIEVITVDAKNDSATQVSQVQDLLTQEIDAFIYIPAGAAAAAVPTRLAKEAGIPVVNVDRNADEAPGDTFIATDNATSAYEVCKHIIGLAGGAGQMIMIHGQKGTTPEVERTKGCMQAISENPGVELVAEQWSEQWSQAEGLNIGQNLLQANPEVTLIFAQADGLALGAAQAVKVSGVAQRVYIGGFDGDTTALPILAEGGFDATATQQVRGIGRLAVDSAIKLAAGETLPAEQLLPGFLTTPENAAEFVAEHP is encoded by the coding sequence ATGAAGCTCAAGACTGCCATCATGGCCGCCATCCTGGCGACGACTGCGCTCAGCCCGCTCGCCTCATCGGCTGCCGAGGTCAAGAAAATCGGCCTCGCCGTCTCGAACCTGCAGGCCGACTACTTCAACCAGATCAAGATCGGCGTCGAGGCCTATGCGGCTGAACTGGGGATTGAGGTCATCACGGTCGATGCCAAGAACGATAGCGCCACCCAGGTGAGCCAGGTGCAAGACCTGCTGACCCAGGAGATCGACGCCTTCATCTATATCCCGGCTGGCGCCGCCGCCGCCGCCGTGCCGACACGCCTCGCCAAGGAAGCCGGTATTCCTGTCGTCAACGTCGACCGCAATGCGGACGAAGCGCCGGGCGACACGTTCATTGCCACCGACAACGCCACCTCGGCCTACGAAGTGTGCAAGCACATCATCGGCCTGGCCGGCGGCGCGGGCCAGATGATCATGATCCACGGCCAGAAGGGCACGACCCCGGAAGTCGAACGCACCAAGGGCTGCATGCAGGCGATCTCGGAGAATCCGGGCGTCGAGCTGGTCGCCGAGCAGTGGAGCGAGCAGTGGTCGCAGGCCGAAGGCCTCAATATCGGGCAGAACCTGCTGCAGGCCAACCCTGAAGTCACGCTCATCTTCGCCCAGGCCGATGGTCTTGCCCTTGGCGCGGCCCAGGCCGTGAAGGTTTCGGGCGTCGCGCAGCGCGTCTATATCGGCGGCTTCGACGGTGACACGACCGCACTGCCGATCCTGGCCGAAGGTGGCTTCGACGCCACCGCGACCCAGCAGGTGCGCGGCATCGGCCGTCTGGCCGTCGACAGCGCCATCAAGCTGGCTGCCGGTGAAACGCTGCCGGCCGAGCAGCTGCTGCCCGGCTTCCTGACAACGCCGGAGAATGCCGCCGAGTTTGTCGCCGAGCATCCCTGA
- a CDS encoding ABC transporter permease, which yields MLASVKDREEGGAARVAMSALKGATGPLIGLILLCLFLTFATDKFMSVRNVLNILDQITVLGIMAVGMTLVILIGGIDLAVGSVLALAMMVMGYLSNQLGYPFPIAMVLALLVAAASGAVSGGLITIFKVPAFIATLAMMSVARGLANMITDGQQIVGFPSWFSLLAYNRYGGFLTATVAIMLVVFLLGWLYLRFTRGGRSLYAIGGNPEVARLAGINVSLFTIGVYVVSGLLAGLAGIVLAMRLDSVQPTAGVTYELDTIAAVVIGGTSLSGGKGGVVGTIVGVLIIGVLRNGLNLLGVSPFTQAVVIGVVIALAVGAEAFKKR from the coding sequence ATGCTTGCATCGGTGAAGGATCGCGAGGAGGGAGGGGCCGCGCGCGTAGCGATGTCGGCTCTCAAAGGCGCGACGGGGCCGCTGATCGGCCTCATCCTGCTCTGCCTGTTCCTGACCTTCGCCACCGACAAGTTCATGTCGGTGCGCAACGTGCTCAACATCCTCGACCAGATCACCGTGCTGGGGATCATGGCCGTCGGGATGACGCTGGTCATCCTGATTGGCGGCATCGACCTGGCGGTTGGATCGGTCCTCGCTTTGGCGATGATGGTGATGGGGTACCTTTCCAACCAGTTGGGCTACCCATTCCCCATCGCCATGGTCCTGGCGCTGCTGGTCGCGGCGGCAAGCGGCGCCGTCTCCGGCGGGCTGATCACCATCTTCAAGGTGCCAGCCTTCATTGCTACGCTGGCCATGATGTCGGTGGCGCGCGGCCTCGCCAACATGATCACCGATGGCCAGCAGATCGTGGGCTTTCCGTCCTGGTTCAGCCTCCTAGCCTACAATCGTTATGGCGGTTTCCTCACAGCCACTGTCGCCATCATGCTGGTGGTATTCCTATTGGGCTGGCTCTACCTGCGGTTCACGCGCGGCGGCCGTTCGCTCTATGCCATTGGCGGCAATCCCGAAGTGGCGCGCCTGGCCGGGATCAACGTCTCGTTGTTCACCATCGGCGTCTACGTGGTCTCGGGCTTGTTGGCGGGTCTGGCGGGCATTGTGCTGGCCATGCGGCTGGACTCGGTGCAGCCGACGGCGGGCGTGACCTATGAACTCGACACGATCGCGGCCGTCGTCATCGGCGGGACGAGCCTGTCGGGCGGCAAGGGCGGCGTCGTGGGAACGATTGTCGGCGTTCTGATCATCGGCGTGCTGCGCAACGGGCTCAACCTGCTGGGCGTGTCGCCCTTCACCCAGGCCGTGGTCATCGGCGTCGTCATCGCCCTAGCGGTCGGTGCGGAGGCCTTCAAGAAGAGATAG
- a CDS encoding transketolase has translation MQPNDLERIARQIRRRDLQAVYEAGAGHIGGEMSAIDILTALYFHVLRIWPDQPRHPDRDRFVLSKGHTACALYVTLAKRGFIPEEEISTFLKPHSRLNGHPNTNKVPGVETNTGPLGHGLPVAVGMAKAAKIMGARYHTYVLTGDGEMQEGSNWEAISAATQFRLDNLTLIIDHNRFQQGASLSDTNDLAPFRSKLEAFGWHVSEINGNAMSEVVPALQHRSQGPHAIVAHTNKGHGISFMQDRVDWHHKVPNAEQYQLALAELSETL, from the coding sequence ATGCAGCCGAACGATCTCGAGCGCATCGCCCGCCAGATTCGCCGCCGCGACCTGCAAGCCGTCTACGAAGCCGGTGCCGGCCATATCGGCGGAGAAATGTCGGCCATCGACATCCTGACGGCGCTGTATTTTCACGTGCTCAGGATTTGGCCTGACCAGCCCCGGCACCCCGATCGCGACCGCTTCGTGCTGTCAAAGGGGCACACGGCCTGTGCACTTTACGTGACACTGGCCAAGCGCGGCTTCATCCCCGAGGAAGAGATTTCCACGTTCCTCAAGCCGCATTCCCGGCTGAACGGTCATCCCAATACGAACAAGGTTCCGGGCGTCGAGACCAATACCGGTCCGCTCGGACACGGCCTGCCGGTCGCCGTCGGCATGGCCAAGGCCGCCAAGATAATGGGGGCCCGCTATCATACCTACGTCCTGACCGGTGATGGCGAGATGCAGGAAGGCTCGAACTGGGAGGCGATTTCGGCAGCTACCCAGTTTCGCCTCGACAACCTCACGCTGATCATCGACCACAACCGTTTCCAGCAGGGCGCCTCGCTCAGCGACACCAACGATCTGGCGCCGTTCCGCAGCAAGCTCGAAGCTTTCGGCTGGCACGTGTCGGAGATCAACGGCAACGCCATGTCCGAAGTGGTGCCGGCGCTGCAGCACCGGAGCCAGGGCCCGCATGCCATCGTCGCCCATACCAACAAGGGCCATGGCATTTCATTCATGCAGGATCGGGTCGATTGGCATCACAAGGTGCCCAATGCCGAACAATACCAGCTCGCCCTGGCCGAGCTGTCGGAGACTTTGTGA
- a CDS encoding transketolase family protein, producing the protein MNAVTNSPKLHDCRDAFTAMLERLGAENERIVAVCNDSVGSSKLVGFKAKWPGRLVNVGIAEQNMVGVGAGLANGGLLPFVCAASCFLTGRSLEQIKADIAYSNANVKLVGISSGMAYGELGPTHHSIEDFAWTRVLPNLPVIAPCDSIETAAATEWAASYQGPVFLRLSRVGVPDLLPAGHKFELGKANLLRDGNAVTLIANGTLTHRMMKAADLLATKGIEARVLNMATVRPIDVEAVVAAARDTGAIVTAEEHSIYGGLGSAIAEVVVAESPVPMKILGVPGIFAPTGSAEFLLDEFGMAPAAIAEAAIVLIARKASRA; encoded by the coding sequence ATGAACGCGGTGACCAACTCCCCCAAACTGCATGACTGCCGCGACGCGTTCACGGCCATGCTCGAACGGCTTGGCGCGGAGAACGAGCGGATCGTCGCCGTCTGCAACGACTCCGTCGGCTCGTCCAAGCTTGTTGGCTTCAAGGCCAAATGGCCCGGGCGGCTGGTCAATGTGGGCATCGCCGAACAGAACATGGTCGGCGTCGGTGCCGGTCTCGCCAATGGCGGCCTGCTGCCCTTCGTCTGCGCGGCGTCGTGCTTTCTGACAGGCCGTTCCCTCGAGCAGATCAAGGCGGACATCGCCTATTCCAATGCCAACGTGAAGCTGGTCGGCATTTCCTCGGGCATGGCCTATGGCGAGTTGGGCCCCACCCATCACTCGATCGAGGATTTTGCCTGGACCCGCGTCCTGCCGAACCTGCCGGTCATCGCCCCCTGCGATTCCATCGAGACCGCAGCGGCCACCGAGTGGGCGGCCAGCTACCAAGGCCCGGTTTTCCTGCGCCTGTCGCGCGTCGGCGTACCGGACCTGCTGCCCGCAGGGCATAAGTTCGAGCTCGGCAAGGCCAACCTGTTGCGCGACGGCAATGCCGTGACCCTGATCGCCAATGGCACCCTGACCCATCGGATGATGAAAGCCGCAGATCTCCTGGCGACCAAGGGGATCGAGGCACGCGTCCTGAACATGGCGACCGTCCGGCCGATCGACGTGGAAGCCGTGGTCGCCGCCGCGCGCGACACCGGAGCCATCGTAACGGCCGAGGAGCATTCCATCTATGGCGGCCTGGGTTCTGCCATTGCCGAGGTCGTCGTCGCCGAGTCACCGGTACCCATGAAGATCCTGGGCGTACCGGGCATTTTCGCCCCGACCGGCTCGGCCGAATTCCTGCTCGACGAATTCGGCATGGCGCCGGCGGCCATCGCCGAAGCCGCGATTGTACTCATCGCGCGGAAGGCTTCTCGCGCGTGA
- a CDS encoding FGGY family carbohydrate kinase yields the protein MIPAILAIDQGTTNSKAVLVSTSGQILARGSSPVGVVHPHPGWVEQSPLRVWTSVQEAIAACLKSGPDVDIVGIGISNQRESVTAWDAKTGEPLGPVVSWQCRRTADACAGLVAAGHAERVQALTGLPIDPMFPGPKMRWLLDFVPDGRDVRLGTIDAWLIHCLTAGAVHACDASNAARSQLYDLSAQCWSDELCALFGVPESMLPAVHDSSARFGVTRNVPGLRDGIPICSTIGDSHAALFGHGAFHPGDGKVTFGTGSSVMTTLPGFVAPQRGITTTIAWAIDGRPTYAFEGNILVSAAALPWMADMLGLADVQALTDLAATAEPGGPGFVPAFVGLGAPHWQANARALFSGIDFGTTRAQMARAVTDSIAFQVHDVFAAMSAQSPTALGHLYVDGGPSQNSFLMQCVADIIDHGLIQCDAPEASALGAAYLAGLSLEIWPDLPAIAALPRAEHLLSPRATDSAGQLSIWRDAIYRASLPKAKSEGE from the coding sequence ATGATCCCCGCCATCCTAGCCATCGACCAGGGTACGACCAATTCCAAGGCGGTGCTCGTCTCCACGTCAGGGCAAATCCTGGCGCGTGGTTCGTCCCCCGTGGGGGTCGTGCATCCACATCCCGGCTGGGTGGAACAATCACCACTGCGGGTCTGGACATCGGTGCAGGAGGCGATTGCCGCCTGCCTCAAGTCCGGGCCGGACGTCGACATCGTCGGAATCGGTATCTCAAACCAGCGTGAATCGGTGACCGCCTGGGACGCGAAAACGGGCGAACCGCTTGGTCCGGTGGTCAGCTGGCAATGCCGACGCACGGCCGATGCCTGTGCCGGCCTGGTCGCGGCCGGCCATGCCGAGCGGGTGCAGGCGCTCACCGGTCTGCCCATCGATCCAATGTTTCCCGGCCCTAAGATGCGGTGGCTGCTCGACTTTGTGCCTGATGGCCGCGATGTCCGCCTTGGCACCATAGACGCCTGGCTGATCCATTGCCTGACAGCCGGCGCAGTCCATGCCTGCGACGCCTCCAATGCGGCACGCAGCCAGCTCTACGACCTGAGCGCCCAGTGCTGGAGCGACGAGCTCTGCGCTCTATTCGGCGTGCCTGAATCCATGCTTCCCGCCGTGCATGACAGTTCCGCGCGCTTCGGCGTCACCAGGAATGTGCCCGGCTTGCGCGACGGCATTCCCATCTGTTCGACGATCGGCGACAGCCACGCAGCTTTGTTCGGCCACGGTGCATTTCATCCTGGTGACGGCAAGGTGACATTTGGCACCGGATCATCGGTGATGACGACCCTGCCCGGCTTCGTGGCACCACAACGCGGCATTACCACGACGATCGCCTGGGCCATTGACGGCCGACCGACCTACGCCTTCGAAGGCAACATCCTCGTGTCCGCAGCGGCCCTGCCCTGGATGGCCGACATGCTCGGCCTGGCGGACGTGCAGGCATTGACGGACCTGGCGGCCACTGCTGAGCCGGGTGGTCCGGGCTTCGTTCCGGCCTTTGTGGGGCTGGGTGCGCCACATTGGCAGGCCAATGCGCGAGCGCTGTTTTCCGGCATCGACTTTGGCACGACCCGGGCGCAGATGGCGCGCGCGGTTACCGACTCCATTGCCTTCCAGGTCCACGACGTCTTCGCTGCCATGTCCGCGCAATCACCAACTGCGCTCGGTCATCTCTATGTCGATGGCGGCCCAAGCCAGAACAGCTTCCTGATGCAATGCGTGGCCGACATCATCGATCATGGCCTGATCCAGTGCGACGCGCCCGAGGCCTCGGCATTGGGGGCCGCTTATCTGGCCGGCCTTTCGCTGGAAATCTGGCCCGATCTGCCAGCGATCGCGGCACTGCCGCGGGCCGAGCATCTGCTGTCGCCGCGCGCCACCGATTCTGCAGGACAATTGTCGATTTGGCGGGATGCCATCTATCGCGCATCGCTGCCAAAAGCTAAGTCTGAGGGTGAATAA
- a CDS encoding sugar-binding transcriptional regulator — translation MGRINELRLIARVAQMYHVEHKRQAEIADVLRMSQATVSRMLKRAEQEDIVRTTVIPPAGTFAELETALRERYGLTEAIVIDCSEDRDGAIMARIGEAAAHFLEITLQQDEIIGVSSWSQTILRMVDNIHPMKGTHARYIVQTLGGMGAPSVQTHATQLTARLAKLTGGEARVLPVQGVTSSREAKLVMLADPFVRETMDLFDRISLAIVGIGAVEPSELLARSGNVFSPQELATLNEAGVVGEISLRFYDKTGKQVKTPLDERVIGITLEELTKADRVMALAGGESKTNAIAGALKLGVIDVLVTDKFTAARLTA, via the coding sequence ATGGGGCGGATCAATGAGTTGCGGCTGATTGCCCGGGTAGCGCAGATGTACCATGTCGAGCACAAGCGACAGGCCGAGATCGCCGACGTGCTGCGCATGTCGCAGGCCACGGTGTCGCGCATGCTCAAGCGTGCCGAGCAGGAGGACATTGTCCGCACCACGGTCATCCCGCCGGCGGGCACCTTTGCCGAGCTGGAAACCGCGTTGCGGGAACGCTACGGCCTGACTGAGGCCATCGTCATCGACTGCTCCGAGGACCGCGACGGCGCCATCATGGCGCGCATCGGCGAGGCCGCGGCGCATTTTCTCGAAATCACCCTGCAGCAGGACGAGATCATCGGCGTCTCCAGCTGGAGCCAGACCATCCTGCGCATGGTGGACAACATCCACCCCATGAAGGGCACTCACGCGCGCTACATCGTACAGACGCTTGGGGGCATGGGCGCACCATCGGTGCAGACCCATGCGACGCAGCTGACCGCCCGCCTGGCCAAGCTCACTGGCGGCGAGGCGCGTGTGCTGCCAGTGCAGGGCGTGACATCGTCGCGCGAAGCCAAGCTGGTCATGCTGGCCGACCCCTTTGTGCGCGAGACGATGGACCTGTTCGACCGGATCAGCCTGGCCATTGTCGGCATCGGCGCGGTCGAGCCGTCCGAACTGCTGGCGCGCTCAGGCAACGTCTTCTCGCCGCAGGAGCTGGCGACGCTGAACGAGGCGGGCGTGGTTGGGGAAATCTCGCTGCGCTTTTACGACAAGACCGGCAAGCAGGTCAAAACGCCGCTCGACGAGCGGGTGATCGGCATCACCCTCGAAGAACTGACCAAAGCGGATCGCGTCATGGCACTGGCCGGCGGCGAATCCAAGACCAATGCGATTGCCGGCGCCCTCAAGCTCGGCGTCATCGATGTGCTGGTCACAGACAAGTTTACCGCAGCCCGCCTGACGGCCTGA
- a CDS encoding SDR family oxidoreductase: MTRFAEQTVFVTGGNKGIGRGIATRFAQEGARVAIAAIEPDTPTIAAELAQETGAQVLGLTLDVTDAKAVREAYGEVEAKLGPLSISVQNAGVITIAKVENLSEREWDLNLDVNTKGVFLCCQEAIRRFRASGIKGRLVNTASGQARDGFIYTPHYAASKFGVMGLTQSLAKEVAREGITVNAICPGIIHTEMWDYNDRVWGQMLGDYGPGELMHEWVRGIPMGRAGTPAEVGALVAFLASPDAAYITGQTINVDGGLIMS, translated from the coding sequence ATGACTCGGTTTGCGGAACAGACGGTGTTCGTCACAGGCGGCAACAAGGGCATTGGCCGAGGCATCGCCACCCGCTTCGCCCAGGAGGGCGCCAGGGTCGCCATCGCGGCCATCGAGCCCGACACGCCAACGATTGCCGCTGAGCTGGCGCAGGAAACCGGTGCCCAGGTGCTGGGGCTGACACTTGATGTCACCGATGCGAAGGCCGTGCGCGAGGCCTATGGCGAAGTCGAGGCCAAGCTCGGGCCGCTTTCGATATCGGTGCAGAATGCTGGCGTCATCACCATCGCCAAGGTCGAGAACCTGAGCGAGCGGGAATGGGATCTGAACCTCGACGTCAATACCAAGGGCGTCTTCCTGTGCTGCCAGGAGGCGATCCGCCGGTTTCGCGCCAGCGGTATCAAGGGCCGCCTGGTCAACACGGCATCGGGTCAGGCCCGCGATGGGTTCATCTACACGCCCCATTACGCAGCGTCCAAATTCGGCGTCATGGGCCTTACGCAAAGCCTGGCCAAAGAGGTGGCGCGCGAAGGCATCACGGTCAACGCGATCTGCCCCGGCATCATCCATACAGAGATGTGGGACTATAACGACCGCGTCTGGGGGCAGATGCTTGGAGATTATGGACCCGGCGAATTGATGCATGAATGGGTGCGCGGCATCCCCATGGGCCGCGCCGGAACGCCCGCCGAAGTCGGTGCTCTGGTGGCATTTCTGGCATCTCCCGATGCGGCCTACATCACGGGCCAAACCATCAATGTCGATGGTGGCTTGATCATGTCCTGA